ACGCATCCCTTTGTAAGCGTTTTCCTTCAAAACTTGTTTTAGTGCGTCAATACCTTCGTCGCATAGGTAGTTGAATGGACGGCGGCAGTCGCCTACAGGATAACCAAGCAGAGAAACAGCCTTTTTAACAACAGTGTTAGGGTTGCCATATTTGAATACGGCACGGAAGGAGGCGATGGAGTCCTGAGCGACTTTAGCCTCTTCGAGCTTACCAGCCTTGAACAGTTCATAAATAGATGCCATAACATGAGGATATACATTGGAACATCCTGCGATGCCGCCCGCACCGCCTGCCTCTAGGCAAGGTAGAATTAGCGCATCGTTTCCGGACAAAACACGGAAGTCTTTGTCTATGTCCTTTGTAAGGTTAATGTAGGCAAGTAGGTTGTCCCAGTCACCGCTGGAGTCTTTGGCACCCATGATGATGTCTACATCTTTAGCCAACTTTGCAACGGTTTCAGGCAGCAATTTGTTGCCTGTGCGTGCAGGGATGTTGTACAGCACGATTGGAATATCTACATGCTTAGCAATTTCCACGTAGTGGTCGTAAAGCTCTTTTTGTGAAGCAAGAGCGAAGCTAGGAGTGATAATGGATAGAACGTCGGCGCCAATCTCCTGTGCCTTCTTGCTAATACGAATGGTATCAGCCGTGGAAATGCAGCCGGTACCTGCGTACACCGGAACACGACCTTTCACTTGGTCGATAGTAGTCTCAAGAACCTGAATTTTTTCATTTTCGCTTAGGATGTAACCTTCGCCGTTGGTTCCGAATGGGAACAGACCATGGACGCCGCCTTCCAACATGCGTTCAATTTGGTTACGCAGCTCCTTCAAATTGATCGATTCATCGGGATTCATAGGGGTTAGAATTGGTGTGATAATACCTTTTAATTCAACATTCTTCATAATAACTCTCTCCTTTTCTATTTGCATAATAATTTATAGGATTTCTAAGTACAGATTTCTTGCATCCTCTGTAAGTGAGAACAGGCCGCAACCATCGATTCCATTGTCGGTAAACATGGCCACCCCCTTAATTTTTCTTATCTTCAGGATGGAGGTCATGTTCTCCATGGAGTTTTCTCCACCATATACGACAGGGGGCATTTTTATATTATAGGTTTTAAGTATTTCCGAATCTTCCTTGTTATCTTAGCGACTCTGGGCCGCTGTGGGGTTATAGAGTCCCACCCCCTCACGCTTTTTACCCAACACGTCCTGCTCAGTAAAGCGAACATATTTCACTCCAAGGCGGGTGTGAGACGCGTAAGTAAGATGTAGTGCTCCATCGGCTGATTGCATAAGATATGGGTACTCGTACTGACGATTGTTGGTCTTGTTCTCATCACCCATGAATCCCTCACCTCTCTCCATCCAGCGAATAATAGGGAAAGTCAGACCGCCGTCCTCAGAAAGAGCCACCGCCACCGGGCAACGTAGACCAGGCCAAGCAGCCTTGCCAGGATGAGGATCAGGTGTACAGGTTGGGTTGTACGCAATGGCGATGCGACCGCTCTGCAACCTTAGCGCGCTGATGCTGGAATTGTTGTTTGGGAGTGGAGTCATTACTGGCTCGCTCCAGGTTTCGCCCCAGTCAAAGGACTCACTACGGTGAATGCGATAAGCCTCACGGTTACGCATAAAAGCAACCAGATGTCCGTTTTCAAGCTCTACCACGTTAGCATGAACATGACCATTACTCTTTTGCATCATAACCATTCGCCAGGTCTTTCCCTCGTCGTCCGAGATGCGGAAGGCAGTTGGATCACCGGACAACCCGTCCACCGAATCGGTGCACAACCAGTTTGAAAAAATCCAACGTCCGTTGGACAGGATCTGAATCGGCTGGCGACAGAAGGTGCCCTCCTCTGGAAAAATTGTCTCATAGGATCCCCATGTCTTGCCACCATCGGTGCTCTTTTGGCAACGAACCACGGATGTGTACTGCATGTTGTCCTTTCCCTCCTGACGGTCTAGCTGAGCTGTATACATGGCCCAAACTGCATTATCAGGGCCGTAAAACAAGGAAGGATTCTGCTCACTGCGGGTGGAGTCGCTAGAGATATCGACTGGTGACAACCAGGCCGGTGCATCCTTAGGCAGGATAGAGCAGATGATGTGGATATCTGCGCTGCCCTCGTAGGTGCCTGCGAACCAGCAGCATAATAGGTCGCCATTAGGCAGTTCAACCATTGCCGGTGAATGTGCGGTTGGGTATCCGCCGGTTGGCAGCAGCGCCTCCAACATTCCCATGTCACCATTCTGGTAAATAGTACCATCCCAAGTCAGTTCATGTAACTTTGCATATTGCATATTGTTGTCCTCCTAATTTATAAATTTTTAGACATTTGTTAAAACTCTACCCCATAGGGTGTTTTCCCTTTTTTTATTACTATGTATCCATACAACATTATAGCCATAGCAAAAACCCAAGGTATTATCCCCGAAATCACATGTGGAAGGCTTAAGTATTTTATAGTTATATTATCCTCAAGTATCATTTTAAATGAGGTGTGAGCGAGTATTGCACCACCTATGAATATAACAATAGGGTGATCTTTCATTAAGTTTGCAACAAATTGACTTCCGTAAAAAATTATTGGTATGTTTATCAAAATACCGATAACAATTAATAAAACATTGCCATCTGCTGCACTTGCTATTGCAATTACATTATCAAGACTCATACTAATGTCAGCAATAATTATTACAGCTACAGCTCCCCAAAAATTATCTGCTTTTTTTACATTACACTCTGCTTCTTTAGACTCTGGCTTAATAAAGTCCCATGTTATTTTTACTAAAACAAGTCCACCAACTAACTTAATCGGCAACCACTGTATAGCCATTATTTGGGTAATGATACATGCAAATAATACTCTTAATCCTATAGCTCCTGCTATTCCTATAAAACTAGCTTTCTTCGCAAATTTAGGCGATAGGTTTTTTGTTGCTAATGCTATAACCCCAATATTGTCACCAGATAATGTTAAATCAAGTATAGTAATTTGTAGGACTCCTATGATAAAAGCCATTAAAGTTGTCATTTGTATCTCCTTCTTCCCTTTTGCATTAAAATTTATTAATTAATACAAACTTTAACAACGATTTTTTTTACATGTGATGGCTCTAAAAAAGCACAACAAGGTTTATGAGCATCCTCTGGAAAAAATATTCCATAATCACCCGTTTTAAATTGTAGTTTAGTATAGTCTGAAACGTTTTTATAAAAGGCGGCATCTCTTTCTTGTAATTTGTCTTCCATAATCTCTAGGGATTCAGTGGGCATAAATCCAATAATCTCTGTTCCAGAAACAACATACTGTATATCTATATATCTTACATGCGCTTCAAAACGTCTTTCATCAGCATTTTGTGTTGTATATTCCTGTACTAAAACGTATACATTTTCTCCGTCAACTTCATGTCTACCCACTTTAAGTGAATTTAAATCAGTATTTTTTAAAAAATTAAAGGCAGCTTTAAAATTAGTATTAATGCTAGTATAATCTTTCATATTTTTCATACTTTCAAAAATCATTTTTTGACACCCCTTCTTAATTTATTCAAATTACAACAATTTCATATAAATATTTTTCATATCATCTCTTGTCATTTCTTTTGGATTATTATTAAGTAACCTTGTTACCTTAGCCGCTGCATCAACTAATGTTTCTATGTCTTCTTTTGTGATCCCAAACTTTGTTAGATCTGATGGGATCTTTAAATCCTTTACCAATAGGTATATTTCAGAAATTACTTTTTTCCCAATATCTTCTTTTGATAATCCAGCTACATCTATATCCATTTCATTTGCTACAATTATAAGTTTATCCAAAATTGAATTTGCATTAAACTCCATTACATATGGCAAAAGCATAGCATTGGATACTCCATGAGCAATTCTATATTTTCCACCTAAAGGATAAGATAATGCATGTACAGCTACAGTGCTTGCGGATGATATGCTTAATCCTCCATAGAAAGCAGCTAAAAGCATATTTTCTCTTGCCTCCATATCACTACCGTTAATGTATGCTCGTCTTATATACTTACTTATCAGATTAATTCCTTTTAAAGCAAATATATCACTAATAGGATTTGATTTTTTAGAAATAAAACATTCAATACAATGGCAAAATGCATCTATTCCTGTAGAAGCAGTAATATGTGGTGGCAAACTTTTAGTCATTTGTGGATCAAGGATTACATAATCACCAATAAATTTATCTGTAACAATACCTACCTTTAGTTCTTCTTCTGGAATAATCACTATAGCATTTGGTGTTACTTCTGCTCCTGTTCCAGAAGATGTAGGTACCATTACAGTTTTAACACCATTTTCTATTATTAATGAAGTGTCTAATATATTTTCTCTATAACCTTCATTTTTCATTAAAACTGCAACTAGCTTTGTGGTATCCATAACGCTACCACCACCTATTGCAATAATCAAATCTGCTTTAAATTCATTTGCCTCTTTAAAAATCTGCATAACTTGCTTTTTTTCAGGCTCTGTTGGTACATCACTAATTATATTGATTTCAACATTTAAACTTCTAAGCACCTCTAATGGTTTTTCTAAAATTCCTGCATTAAAAACACCCTTATCTGTAATTAAGACTACTTTTTTTGCTCCACACATCTTAATAATTTCTTCTATTTTTAAAATGCTATCAAGCCCTGAAAAAACTTTTCTTGGCATACCTATCGAATAAACTTCACTCATTATCTTTTGCCTCCCTATGAAATTAGAATAAATTTTTATTTATAAAGTTCTAATACTTTTAATAATTTAACTTCAATTTTTTTACTATCCACATTAAATGGAGCCTTCGCTGGTCCAACTGGGTTTCCAACTAAGTTAGTTGCAAATTTTACAATTGAATTTGGATTTCCAAATTTTAAAGTATCGCGTATTTCACGAATGCTATCTTGTGCTTTCTTAGATTTCTTAAAATCACCTTTTTTCCATTCTTCATAAATGCTTACCATAATTTCAGGTAATATATTTGATATTCCAGAAATACCACCATTTCCACCTGCCATTAGAGTCCATAGAATTAATGAGTCATTTCCAGACAATACTATGAAATCCTCTGGTGTTTCTTCAATATAACGAAGTACATTATCAAAGTTTCCACTACTATCTTTTATTCCAACAATATTTTTAATTTTTGCCAATCGTGCAACAGTAGTATAATCAATATTTACACCAGTTCTTGCTGGTATATTATATAATATAATTGGAATATCTACTGAATCTGCAAGAGTACTAAAATGGTTATATAATACTTCCTGTGAACAGCCTGCAAAGTATGGAGATATAACTGAAACTGCATCTACCCCAAGCTCTTTTGCTTTTTTAGTAAGTTCAATAGTCTCTTTTGTAGTAATGCAACCTGTACCTGCTAAAACAGGAACTCGACCTTTTGTTTCATCAACAACGATACTAATTACCTTTAACTTTTCCTCAAAGCTTAGGGCATAAAATTCTCCATTAGTTCCTAAACAAAATAGTGAATGAATACCAGCCTTAATAAATCTATTAACCTGATTCCTCAATTCTTGTTCATTAACTTTTTCCTCCATTGTTAAAGGTGTAGTCATTGCTGCTATTATACCGTTTAATTTTAACATTTTATTTCTCCTTTCAAACCAGAATAAACATGTGGTTTATTTATTTTTTGGTGCTAATTCAATTGCTTGCCTCATTGCTTCAATCATACTTCGCTCATCTGCAATTCCTTTACCTGCAATATCAAAAGCTGTTCCATGGTCTACACTTGTACGTATTTTGGGTAGTCCAACTGTTATATTAACGCCATTTGCAAATCCCAAAACCTTAACTGGAATATGTCCTTGATCATGATACATAACAACAACTATATCAAATTCTCCCTTAAGGGTTCTGTAGAATACTGTGTCTGCAGGTATTGGTCCATTTACAATAATCCCTTCAAGTTCTGCTCTCTTCACTGCAGGCAATATTTCTCTTTCTTCTTCTCCATAACCAAATAGTCCATTTTCACCAGCATGAGGATTAACACCACAAACAGCTATACGTGGGTTTGGATTTCCTGCCTTCTTAAGAACATCTGCAGCCATACATATTACCTTATATACCCGTTCCTTATTAATAGATTTTACAGCATCAATCATTCCCATATGCGTAGTAACATGTATTACTTTAAGTTTTGGAGAAGATAACATCATTGCAAATTCCTTTGTTCCTGTAAGCTCCGCAAGAATTTCGGTATGCCCAGGGTAGTTATGTCCACCTTTATGAAGTGCTTCCTTATTTAGAGGTGCAGTACAGATTGCATCTATTTTGTCCTCATTTGCAAATTCTATTGCTTTTTTTAAATATTGAAAAGCAGCATTGCCAGCAGATGCAGATACCTCCCCAAAAGGTAGGTCACTAGGCAATAAATTAAGGTCTATACAATCAACTTTCCCATACTCAAACAAGGCATCATTAATATCTGTTAT
This window of the Clostridium estertheticum genome carries:
- the dapA gene encoding 4-hydroxy-tetrahydrodipicolinate synthase: MKNVELKGIITPILTPMNPDESINLKELRNQIERMLEGGVHGLFPFGTNGEGYILSENEKIQVLETTIDQVKGRVPVYAGTGCISTADTIRISKKAQEIGADVLSIITPSFALASQKELYDHYVEIAKHVDIPIVLYNIPARTGNKLLPETVAKLAKDVDIIMGAKDSSGDWDNLLAYINLTKDIDKDFRVLSGNDALILPCLEAGGAGGIAGCSNVYPHVMASIYELFKAGKLEEAKVAQDSIASFRAVFKYGNPNTVVKKAVSLLGYPVGDCRRPFNYLCDEGIDALKQVLKENAYKGMR
- a CDS encoding sialidase family protein: MQYAKLHELTWDGTIYQNGDMGMLEALLPTGGYPTAHSPAMVELPNGDLLCCWFAGTYEGSADIHIICSILPKDAPAWLSPVDISSDSTRSEQNPSLFYGPDNAVWAMYTAQLDRQEGKDNMQYTSVVRCQKSTDGGKTWGSYETIFPEEGTFCRQPIQILSNGRWIFSNWLCTDSVDGLSGDPTAFRISDDEGKTWRMVMMQKSNGHVHANVVELENGHLVAFMRNREAYRIHRSESFDWGETWSEPVMTPLPNNNSSISALRLQSGRIAIAYNPTCTPDPHPGKAAWPGLRCPVAVALSEDGGLTFPIIRWMERGEGFMGDENKTNNRQYEYPYLMQSADGALHLTYASHTRLGVKYVRFTEQDVLGKKREGVGLYNPTAAQSR
- a CDS encoding TerC family protein, which translates into the protein MTTLMAFIIGVLQITILDLTLSGDNIGVIALATKNLSPKFAKKASFIGIAGAIGLRVLFACIITQIMAIQWLPIKLVGGLVLVKITWDFIKPESKEAECNVKKADNFWGAVAVIIIADISMSLDNVIAIASAADGNVLLIVIGILINIPIIFYGSQFVANLMKDHPIVIFIGGAILAHTSFKMILEDNITIKYLSLPHVISGIIPWVFAMAIMLYGYIVIKKGKTPYGVEF
- a CDS encoding YhcH/YjgK/YiaL family protein produces the protein MIFESMKNMKDYTSINTNFKAAFNFLKNTDLNSLKVGRHEVDGENVYVLVQEYTTQNADERRFEAHVRYIDIQYVVSGTEIIGFMPTESLEIMEDKLQERDAAFYKNVSDYTKLQFKTGDYGIFFPEDAHKPCCAFLEPSHVKKIVVKVCIN
- a CDS encoding iron-containing alcohol dehydrogenase produces the protein MSEVYSIGMPRKVFSGLDSILKIEEIIKMCGAKKVVLITDKGVFNAGILEKPLEVLRSLNVEINIISDVPTEPEKKQVMQIFKEANEFKADLIIAIGGGSVMDTTKLVAVLMKNEGYRENILDTSLIIENGVKTVMVPTSSGTGAEVTPNAIVIIPEEELKVGIVTDKFIGDYVILDPQMTKSLPPHITASTGIDAFCHCIECFISKKSNPISDIFALKGINLISKYIRRAYINGSDMEARENMLLAAFYGGLSISSASTVAVHALSYPLGGKYRIAHGVSNAMLLPYVMEFNANSILDKLIIVANEMDIDVAGLSKEDIGKKVISEIYLLVKDLKIPSDLTKFGITKEDIETLVDAAAKVTRLLNNNPKEMTRDDMKNIYMKLL
- the dapA gene encoding 4-hydroxy-tetrahydrodipicolinate synthase; this translates as MLKLNGIIAAMTTPLTMEEKVNEQELRNQVNRFIKAGIHSLFCLGTNGEFYALSFEEKLKVISIVVDETKGRVPVLAGTGCITTKETIELTKKAKELGVDAVSVISPYFAGCSQEVLYNHFSTLADSVDIPIILYNIPARTGVNIDYTTVARLAKIKNIVGIKDSSGNFDNVLRYIEETPEDFIVLSGNDSLILWTLMAGGNGGISGISNILPEIMVSIYEEWKKGDFKKSKKAQDSIREIRDTLKFGNPNSIVKFATNLVGNPVGPAKAPFNVDSKKIEVKLLKVLELYK
- the pdxA gene encoding 4-hydroxythreonine-4-phosphate dehydrogenase PdxA — translated: MNKPIIGITMGDAAGVGPEIIMKTLKYEEIYENCRPIVIGDAKMLIRANEIVKSSLEVNIITDINDALFEYGKVDCIDLNLLPSDLPFGEVSASAGNAAFQYLKKAIEFANEDKIDAICTAPLNKEALHKGGHNYPGHTEILAELTGTKEFAMMLSSPKLKVIHVTTHMGMIDAVKSINKERVYKVICMAADVLKKAGNPNPRIAVCGVNPHAGENGLFGYGEEEREILPAVKRAELEGIIVNGPIPADTVFYRTLKGEFDIVVVMYHDQGHIPVKVLGFANGVNITVGLPKIRTSVDHGTAFDIAGKGIADERSMIEAMRQAIELAPKNK